The segment CCTCCCTCGAAGTACGACTCGTCGAGTGCGGTCGCCGGGTCGTACTCGCCGTCGGCGAGCACACAGCGGGCCGTGTGGGCCGTCTCCCCTTCGACCGCGCGTTCGTCGGGGTGCTCCAGACACGCCTCCATCGCCTTCGGACACCGGTCGGCGAAGTAGCACCGGTCCGGCATCTCGCTGTCGATGAGGTTCGGGACGTTCCCCTCGATGGGTTCGAGCCGCGGTGCCGGGTCGTCCACGTCCGGGATGGAGCCGAGCAGCCCCTGCGTGTAGGGGTGGGTCGGGTCGTCGAACACCGCCTCGAGCGAGCCCCGTTCGACGATCTCGCCGGCGTACATCACGCCGACGCGGTCGCACATCCGGGCGATGACGCCGAGGTCGTGCGTGATGAGCACGACGCTCATCCCCTGCTCCTGCTGGATGTCACGGAGCAGGTCCAGGATCTGCGCCTGGATGGTCACGTCGAGCGCGGTCGTCGGCTCGTCGGCGAACAGCACGTCCGGCTCGCCGGCGAGCGCCTGCGCGACCATCGCGCGCTGGAGCATCCCACCGGAGAACTGGTGGGGGTGCTCGTCGGCACGCTCGACCGGGTCGGGGATACCGACCTGGTCCAGCAGCTCGATGGCGCGCTCGTGGCTCTCGTCGCTGGTGTACTCCCGGCCGGGCACGACGCTGTCGACGAGGAGCTTCCCGAGCCCGTAGCCCTGCGTCCGCGAGCGGGTGCGTCGCGGGTTCGCGGACGCACGACGCTGCACCTCGACGGCCTCGGCGATCTGCTCGCCGACGGTCAGCGACGGGTTGAAGCTGCTCATCGGGTCCTGGAAGATCATGCTGAACTTCGTCCCCCGGAGCGAGCGACGGACGCCCTTCGGGAGCTGTCGGAGGTCGACGAAGTCGCCGTCGACCGCCTCCGGGTTGCCCTCGCGGAACTCCTCGGCGAGGTCGACGTCCCGGAGCCACACCTCGCCGCCGGTCACCTTCCCGGGCGAGTCGACGAGATCGATGGTCGACAGGGCCGTGACCGACTTGCCGGAGCCGGACTCGCCGACGATGCCGAGTATCTCGTTGTCCCGCACGTCGAACGAGACAGACTCGACGGCGTTGACCTGGCCCTCCTCCGTGTAGAACCGCGTCGTGAGGTCCTCCACGCGGAGCAGGTCGTCGCGGTGGAAGGTGGAACCGCTCATACGCCACCCTCCCCCCCGAGACCGGGGTCGAGGGCGTCTCTGAGCCAGTCACCGACGAGGTTCAACCCGATGACGGTGATGACGATGGCCAGCCCCGGCATGGCGGAGATCCACCAGGCCGTCGACTGGTACTGCCTGCCGAGGGCGATGTCGAAGCCCCAGGAGATGTTCGCCGAGGAGAACCCGAGGAACGACAGCGCGCTCTCCAGCAGGATGATGGCGGCGATCTGGATGGTCCCGAGCACGAGTATCGGCGTGATAGCGTTCGGGAGCACGTGCCGGAACATGATGGTCGCGTCGTTCGCGCCGAGGGCGCGGGCCGCCTTCACGTAGGACTCCTCGCGGAGGCTCAGCGCCTCGCCACGGGCGACGCGGGCGAACCACACCCAGTTGACGAGCGCGACGACCACGATGATGGTCCCCGGCAACACCGTACTCTCGGGCATCCCCGTCGGCAGGCCGACGGCCGACCGGAACGCTTCGGCGAGCCCGGTCTGGACGAACGGGTCCGGGACGGACCGTTCGAGCGCATCGCCGAGCACGCCGATGAGCGCGATGGCCAGCACGATAGACGGGAACGCGAGCATCACGTCGGCGCTGCGCATCAGCACGTCGTCGACCTTCCCACGGTAGTAGCCCGCGATGAGGCCGACGCTGACGCCGGCAAGCATCGCGAGCCCCGTCCCGAGGAGGCCGACGAGCAGCGACACCCGCGCCCCGTATATCAGCCGGGAGAGGATGTCGCGACCGTTCCCGTCGGTCCCGAGCGGATGGTCCCACGTCGCGTTCTCGTAGACGGTCCGGTTCTCCGTGACGAGCTGACCGTCCTCGAAGACGACGCTCCCGTTCTCCTGAACCGGGACCTCCTGCGTCGTCGCCTTCTCGAAGCCGATGGGCGGCTTGCGTGACTCGTTCAGGTTCTGCTTGCCCGGCTTGTCGGGTGCGACGAACGGCGCGAAGATCGCCGCCAGCAGCACGACGACGACGACGACGATGCCGACCTTGGCGAGGGCGTTCCGGTTCAGTCCGCGCTTCAAACTGCGGAGTGTACGTGGCGATATCATCAGTCGAATCCCACCCGTGGGTTCACGAAGGTGTACAGCGTGTCGACGACGATGTTCACGACGACGAAGCCGACGGAGATGACGATGAGCGAGCCCTGTACCATCGGCCAGTCACGCGAGTTGATGCTGTTGATGAGCACCTGCCCCAGACCGGGCCAGTCGAAGACGAACTCCGTGATGACCGCACCGCCGATGAGCGTGCCGAGCTGGAGCCCGACGACCGTGATGATGGGGATGAGCGTGTTCCGGAGCACGTGCTTGTAGCGCACGAGCGACTCCGGCAGCCCCTTCGCCCGCGAGGCGCGGACGTACGTCTTGCCGAGCTCGTCGAGCATCCCGCTCCGGGTCAGTCGCGTGATGAGCGCCGTGAAGTACGTCCCGAGCGTCACCGCCGGGAGTGTGATGTACCACAGCCAGGTCAGGAAACCGTCGCCAGCAGCCCCGAGCTGTCCCGCCACCAGCAGGTCGACGACACCGGGGATGCCGATGGCGCGCTGGCTCGTCGGGAACAGGTTCAACTGCACCGACAGGACGATGATGAGCATCACGCCGAGCCAGAAGTTGGGGGTGCTGATGCCGGCGAGCGAGAACAGCGTCGCCCCGTAGTCCGGGGCGGAGTGCCGGTTCGTCGCGCTGATGACCCCCAGGGGGATGGCGATGACGACGGCCACGATGGTTGCCATGATGGCGAGTTCGAGCGTCGCCGGGAGGCTACGGGCGACCCGGTCGACGACCGGTGTCTGAGACGTGAGCGACAGTCCGAGACCGAAGTCACCACCGGGGCGACCGGTCGCGAGCCGGTACAGCCCCAGCGGGGTTTCGACGGCCATCCCGCTGATGAACTCCCAGTACTGCACGTACAGGGGCTCGTCGAGTCCGAGGTCGGCGACGACCTGCCGTCGTACCTCGGGGGCGACATCGGGTGGCAACAGCACGTTCGCCGGGTCACCGGGCGCGATGACGCGCAGGCCGAACACGACAGTGATCACTCCCCAGACCACGAACACGCCCTGCAGTAGTCGCTTTATCAAAAACCGGGCGAGAGACATGAGAGCTTACGCCTGGCTCATCGCGTACGCGTCGATACGCTCGTCGGAGCGGGGTTCCCACGAGACGCGGCTGCTGACGCCGTAGACGCTGAACTGCTGGTTGAGGAAGATCCAGGGTGCCTCCTCGTGGGCGAGTGCGTTGGCCTCCTGCAGCGCGGAGATGCGCTCGTCGCCGGTGCTGTTGCCGGCCGTCTCCAGCAGCGAGTCGAACTCCTCGTTGCTCCAGCTCGTGAGCGCGCCGTTGGTCGAGAGCAGCGCAGTCATGACGAGCGCGCCCTCGAACGTCGCCTCGCCCCAGCCGATGAGGTACCACGGCGGCTTGTCCTCGATGTTGCCGGTCAGGAGTTCGTCGACGAGCGAGCCGAAGTCGCGCTGGT is part of the Haloarchaeobius litoreus genome and harbors:
- a CDS encoding ABC transporter ATP-binding protein gives rise to the protein MSGSTFHRDDLLRVEDLTTRFYTEEGQVNAVESVSFDVRDNEILGIVGESGSGKSVTALSTIDLVDSPGKVTGGEVWLRDVDLAEEFREGNPEAVDGDFVDLRQLPKGVRRSLRGTKFSMIFQDPMSSFNPSLTVGEQIAEAVEVQRRASANPRRTRSRTQGYGLGKLLVDSVVPGREYTSDESHERAIELLDQVGIPDPVERADEHPHQFSGGMLQRAMVAQALAGEPDVLFADEPTTALDVTIQAQILDLLRDIQQEQGMSVVLITHDLGVIARMCDRVGVMYAGEIVERGSLEAVFDDPTHPYTQGLLGSIPDVDDPAPRLEPIEGNVPNLIDSEMPDRCYFADRCPKAMEACLEHPDERAVEGETAHTARCVLADGEYDPATALDESYFEGGEDA
- a CDS encoding ABC transporter permease, translating into MSLARFLIKRLLQGVFVVWGVITVVFGLRVIAPGDPANVLLPPDVAPEVRRQVVADLGLDEPLYVQYWEFISGMAVETPLGLYRLATGRPGGDFGLGLSLTSQTPVVDRVARSLPATLELAIMATIVAVVIAIPLGVISATNRHSAPDYGATLFSLAGISTPNFWLGVMLIIVLSVQLNLFPTSQRAIGIPGVVDLLVAGQLGAAGDGFLTWLWYITLPAVTLGTYFTALITRLTRSGMLDELGKTYVRASRAKGLPESLVRYKHVLRNTLIPIITVVGLQLGTLIGGAVITEFVFDWPGLGQVLINSINSRDWPMVQGSLIVISVGFVVVNIVVDTLYTFVNPRVGFD
- a CDS encoding ABC transporter permease translates to MISPRTLRSLKRGLNRNALAKVGIVVVVVVLLAAIFAPFVAPDKPGKQNLNESRKPPIGFEKATTQEVPVQENGSVVFEDGQLVTENRTVYENATWDHPLGTDGNGRDILSRLIYGARVSLLVGLLGTGLAMLAGVSVGLIAGYYRGKVDDVLMRSADVMLAFPSIVLAIALIGVLGDALERSVPDPFVQTGLAEAFRSAVGLPTGMPESTVLPGTIIVVVALVNWVWFARVARGEALSLREESYVKAARALGANDATIMFRHVLPNAITPILVLGTIQIAAIILLESALSFLGFSSANISWGFDIALGRQYQSTAWWISAMPGLAIVITVIGLNLVGDWLRDALDPGLGGEGGV